From the Solanum stenotomum isolate F172 chromosome 4, ASM1918654v1, whole genome shotgun sequence genome, one window contains:
- the LOC125862333 gene encoding cucumber peeling cupredoxin-like isoform X2: MEKFVCGALTMAILLQVSIAQTDHIVGDSFGWSIPINGAAAYTMWADANTIKIGDTLVFKFTEGNHDVQEVSRSSYEECNTQNSIGEAIKKGPAKITMQTLGDHYYICTVGEHCLAGQKMAIKVSSTNSSASNTPADTTPPPPSSSTVVFASFLISLSSIALAIFL, translated from the exons atGGAGAAATTTGTTTGTGGTGCTTTAACTATGGCAATTTTGCTACAAGTTTCAATAGCACAAACAGATCATATAGTTGGGGATAGCTTTGGTTGGTCTATACCAATTAATGGCGCTGCAGCTTACACAATGTGGGCTGATGCAAATACAATCAAAATTGGTGACACCTTAG TTTTCAAATTTACGGAAGGAAACCATGACGTACAAGAAGTATCAAGAAGTTCATACGAAGAGTGCAATACACAAAATTCTATAGGTGAAGCAATCAAGAAAGGGCCTGCAAAAATAACTATGCAAACTCTTGGTGATCATTATTACATTTGCACAGTTGGTGAGCACTGTTTAGCTGGTCAAAAAATGGCAATTAAAGTTTCAAGCACTAATTCCTCAGCCTCAAATACTCCGGCAGACACCACTCCACCTCCTCCATCTTCCTCAACTGTCGTGTTTGCGAGTTTTCTGATAAGTTTATCTTCAATTGCACTCGCCATTTTTCTCTAA
- the LOC125862333 gene encoding cucumber peeling cupredoxin-like isoform X1, whose amino-acid sequence MEKIVCGALTMAILLQVTIAQTDHIVGDSFGWSIPINGAAAYTMWADANTIKIGDTLVFKFTEGNHDVQEVSRSSYEECNTQNSIGEAIKKGPAKITMQTLGDHYYICTVGEHCLAGQKMAIKVSSTNSSASNTPADTTPPPPSSSTVVFASFLISLSSIALAIFL is encoded by the exons atGGAGAAAATTGTTTGCGGTGCTTTAACTATGGCAATTTTGCTACAAGTTACAATAGCACAAACAGATCATATAGTTGGCGATAGCTTTGGTTGGTCTATACCAATTAATGGCGCTGCAGCTTACACAATGTGGGCTGATGCAAATACAATCAAAATTGGTGACACCTTAG TTTTCAAATTTACGGAAGGAAACCATGACGTACAAGAAGTATCAAGAAGTTCATACGAAGAGTGCAATACACAAAATTCTATAGGTGAAGCAATCAAGAAAGGGCCTGCAAAAATAACTATGCAAACTCTTGGTGATCATTATTACATTTGCACAGTTGGTGAGCACTGTTTAGCTGGTCAAAAAATGGCAATTAAAGTTTCAAGCACTAATTCCTCAGCCTCAAATACTCCGGCAGACACCACTCCACCTCCTCCATCTTCCTCAACTGTCGTGTTTGCGAGTTTTCTGATAAGTTTATCTTCAATTGCACTCGCCATTTTTCTCTAA